In Saccharothrix violaceirubra, the following are encoded in one genomic region:
- a CDS encoding pyridoxamine 5'-phosphate oxidase family protein, producing the protein MDREQCLGLLQTVRVGRLVFTEDALPAVQPVNFRLYRGQVVIRVAGGAKLAAATGNIVVAFQADELDPDLRTGWSVTVVGHANLITDVAELVDVAGTWLQPWVDGRRDHFIRVQTQKVTGRRLHAPLAATA; encoded by the coding sequence TTGGACCGCGAGCAGTGCCTGGGCCTGCTGCAGACCGTGCGGGTGGGGCGTCTGGTCTTCACCGAAGATGCCCTGCCGGCGGTGCAGCCGGTGAACTTCCGGCTCTATCGGGGGCAGGTGGTGATCCGGGTTGCCGGTGGCGCGAAGCTGGCCGCCGCGACCGGCAATATCGTGGTGGCCTTCCAGGCCGACGAGCTCGACCCCGACCTGCGGACCGGGTGGAGCGTGACCGTGGTCGGTCACGCGAACCTGATCACCGACGTCGCCGAGCTCGTGGACGTGGCCGGGACGTGGCTGCAGCCGTGGGTGGATGGCCGCCGTGACCATTTCATCCGCGTCCAGACCCAAAAGGTGACCGGGCGTCGCCTGCATGCGCCGTTGGCTGCTACCGCCTGA
- a CDS encoding aminoglycoside phosphotransferase family protein has product MTTLAGHREHTAPIDLLNALRTARAAGGDALAATLDEHGLHALDGGRNNDVFAWTAAPSPTCIKLFLKSDRQRVEREWHGLAHAAGLGIAPEPLWLDEDLEQPALGMTLLPGSPILDVLDPASAIKSLAKTTRALQSVPLKEPLANLERVDSIGRYIARLTDVWPGQLADAADDPQTPEMLALLHRWENSGDAELLAQPVPHVYSRGDANLLNWLQNGESTYVADFEFSGFSDVAVDAADHIEHISARVVPDNIWTSAEADLGVTPGNRARFEAARRTIALRWLAVLWKQRTKRVEEFTALHERVRVLQG; this is encoded by the coding sequence ATGACCACGTTGGCCGGCCACCGCGAGCACACCGCTCCCATCGACCTGCTCAACGCCCTGCGTACCGCGCGTGCGGCCGGAGGCGACGCACTGGCCGCCACGCTCGACGAGCACGGGTTGCACGCACTCGACGGTGGACGCAACAACGACGTCTTCGCCTGGACCGCAGCCCCCAGCCCGACCTGCATCAAGCTCTTCTTGAAGAGCGACCGGCAACGCGTCGAGCGCGAGTGGCACGGCCTCGCCCACGCCGCCGGCCTGGGCATCGCGCCGGAACCGCTGTGGCTCGACGAGGACCTCGAACAGCCTGCCCTCGGCATGACGCTGCTGCCCGGCTCCCCGATCCTCGACGTTCTCGACCCGGCGTCGGCCATCAAGTCGCTGGCCAAGACCACCCGCGCCTTGCAGAGCGTTCCACTGAAAGAGCCGCTGGCCAACCTGGAGCGCGTCGACTCCATCGGCCGCTACATCGCCCGGCTCACCGATGTCTGGCCCGGCCAGCTCGCCGACGCCGCCGACGATCCCCAGACCCCCGAGATGCTCGCTCTCCTGCACCGATGGGAGAACAGCGGCGATGCCGAACTGCTCGCCCAGCCAGTTCCCCACGTCTACTCCCGCGGCGACGCGAATCTGCTCAACTGGCTCCAGAACGGCGAGTCCACCTACGTGGCGGACTTCGAGTTCAGCGGCTTCTCTGACGTCGCTGTCGACGCCGCCGACCACATTGAGCACATCAGCGCCCGCGTCGTTCCCGACAACATCTGGACCAGCGCCGAAGCCGACCTCGGCGTCACGCCGGGCAACCGAGCCCGGTTCGAGGCCGCGCGGCGCACCATCGCGCTGCGGTGGCTCGCCGTGCTGTGGAAGCAGCGCACCAAGCGCGTCGAGGAGTTCACCGCCCTGCATGAGCGGGTGCGCGTCCTCCAGGGCTGA
- a CDS encoding sensor histidine kinase translates to MPIVAVEASVSEHGGQPEQPLIPTDLLQFPDAARLELDHAIEVLVHHAQTVRNAQDRLRALLRANHLVASHVDLPDVLRHVVDAAKDQQHRLFTVVRKLDQIVRDIRGTIFDLHSQPAPGETAAPSLRRTLTEIVRTTTDSLGFTPALRLDGPLDTFVPPTIATDLSAVVREALSNTARHARAATATVQITATPTTLIARIEDDGRGIGDTTRRSGLANLRARAEKHSGTLTIDSAPEHGTTLTWTVPLPQNDQTM, encoded by the coding sequence ATGCCGATCGTTGCGGTGGAGGCGAGTGTGTCTGAACACGGCGGGCAACCCGAACAGCCGCTGATCCCCACCGATCTTCTCCAGTTCCCCGACGCCGCCCGGCTGGAACTCGACCACGCGATCGAAGTCCTGGTCCACCACGCCCAGACAGTCCGCAACGCGCAAGATCGCCTGCGGGCGCTGCTGCGCGCCAACCACCTCGTGGCCTCCCACGTCGACCTGCCAGATGTGCTGCGCCACGTCGTCGACGCGGCCAAAGACCAACAACACCGGCTGTTTACCGTCGTGCGCAAACTCGACCAAATCGTCCGCGACATCCGCGGAACCATCTTCGACCTGCACTCCCAACCGGCACCAGGCGAAACAGCCGCGCCCAGCCTGCGCCGCACCCTCACCGAGATCGTCCGCACCACCACCGACTCGCTCGGCTTCACCCCCGCCCTGCGGCTCGACGGCCCACTGGACACATTCGTCCCGCCGACGATCGCCACCGACCTGTCCGCCGTCGTCCGCGAAGCCCTGTCCAACACCGCCCGCCACGCCCGCGCCGCCACCGCCACCGTCCAGATCACCGCCACCCCCACCACCCTCATCGCCCGCATCGAGGACGACGGCCGCGGCATCGGCGACACCACCCGCCGCAGCGGCCTGGCCAACCTCCGCGCCCGCGCGGAGAAACACAGCGGCACCCTCACCATCGACAGCGCACCCGAGCACGGCACCACCCTCACTTGGACAGTCCCGCTGCCCCAGAACGACCAGACGATGTAG
- a CDS encoding methyltransferase domain-containing protein, with product MDSDTATLSPETLRAEMVAKVRKSGYAELSEVEQVLLDTPRHEFVPEADPVVAYDPWQAVITHRFEDGRSLSCASAPWLVAAMLDQLHVQPGNRILEIGAGTGYNACLLAQLTGRADLVTTIDIDPDVTAKASQALAATGYGDVHVITGDGGLGYADHAPYDHMIATVSPWDIPTQWWQQLAPGGRLVAPLRFPVKSAC from the coding sequence ATGGATAGCGATACCGCCACCTTGTCGCCGGAGACACTGCGCGCGGAGATGGTCGCCAAGGTCCGCAAATCGGGGTACGCGGAGCTCAGCGAAGTCGAACAGGTTCTGCTGGACACGCCACGCCACGAGTTTGTGCCGGAAGCTGATCCGGTGGTCGCCTACGACCCGTGGCAAGCGGTGATCACTCACCGATTCGAGGACGGCCGGTCGCTGTCCTGCGCCTCGGCGCCGTGGCTGGTCGCGGCGATGCTCGACCAGCTTCACGTCCAACCCGGCAACCGCATCCTGGAAATCGGCGCGGGCACCGGGTACAACGCCTGCCTGCTTGCCCAGCTGACCGGCCGCGCGGACCTGGTGACCACGATCGACATCGACCCGGACGTGACCGCGAAAGCCTCACAAGCGCTGGCCGCGACCGGCTACGGCGACGTACACGTCATCACCGGCGATGGTGGCCTCGGCTACGCCGATCACGCGCCGTACGACCACATGATCGCCACGGTCTCACCGTGGGACATCCCCACCCAATGGTGGCAACAGCTCGCGCCCGGAGGACGGCTGGTCGCCCCGCTGCGCTTCCCTGTCAAGTCAGCGTGTTGA